The Pseudochaenichthys georgianus unplaced genomic scaffold, fPseGeo1.2 scaffold_728_arrow_ctg1, whole genome shotgun sequence genomic sequence TTGTATTTCTTAGtactttttaaaagtatttGTTGACATTTCCATAGAACAATCCCCTTGATTAATTAAgataaataatatatttaataataatgataatagttagACTTTTCACGCTTCAAGGCGTCATCATCATGTTTACAGTAGCTACAGCGTAGATATGGCTCCTCCCTGAAGcccaggctcctcccacagagcccaggctcctccctgaagcccaggctcctcccacagagCCCAGGCCCCTCCCTGAAGCCCGTGCTCCTCCCTGAAGCCCAGGCTCCTCCCTGAAGcccaggctcctcccacagagCCCAGGCCCCTCCCTGAAGCCCGTGCTCCTCCCTGAAGCCCAGGCTCCTCCCTGAAGcccaggctcctcccacagagCCCAGGCCCCCCCCTGAAGCCCGTGCTCCTCCCTGAAGCCCAGGCTCCTCCCTGAAGCCCAGGCTCCTCCCTGAAGGCCCGGCTCCTCCCTCCCTGAAGCCCAGGCTCCTCCCTGAAGcccaggctcctcccacagagcccaggctcctccctgaagcccaggctcctcccacagagCCCAGGCCCCTCCCTGAAGCCCGGGCTCCTCCCTGAAGCCCAGGCTCCTCCCTGAAGcccaggctcctcccacagagCCCAGGCCCCTCCCTGAAGCCCGTGCTCCTCCCTGAAGcccaggctcctcccacagagCCCAGGCCCCTCCCTGAAGCCCGTGCTCCTCCCTGAAGCCCAGGCTCCTCCCTGAAGcccaggctcctcccacagagCCCAGGCCCCTCCCTGAAGCCCGTGCTCCTCCCTGAAGCCCAGGCTCCTCCTTGAAGCCCAGGCTCCTCCCTGAAGGCCCGGCTCCTCCCTCCCTGAAGCCCAGGCTCCTCCCTGAAGcccaggctcctcccacagagcccaggctcctccctgaagcccaggctcctcccacagagCCCAGGCCCCTCCCTGAAGCCCGTGCTCCTCCCTGAAGTCCAGGCTCCTCCCTGAAGcccaggctcctcccacagagCCCAGGCCCCTCCCTGAAGCCCAGGCTCCTCCCTGAAGCCCAGGCTCCTCCCTGAAGCCCAGGCTCCTCCGTGAAGCCCAGGCTCCTCCCTGAAGCTCAGGCTCCTCCCTGAAGGCCCGGCTCCTCCCTCCCTGAAGcccaggctcctcccacagagcccaggctcctcccacagagCAACTTGAATATAGGACTAGAACAGATCCAGATCAGATGATGCAAGTAGACTCTCATGTGTCTGGTGTCCCTAATAAACAACAATCTctcatttttgtatgtatttaaatcATTTTATAATTAAAAATGAGAGAAATTGTTTAGTTTCTGTCAAATTAAGAGAAATtggatgttttttttatattttatatcaaAATAAAGTGACTTTATTTGTGTTTCTGACGTCTGTGAACATCACATTTGTTATTGATTTGTTGACAATTCAATATAAGAAACCCCCTCGGTTAATTAAGATaaataacatatatatatatataataatgatGATAGTTAGACTCTCGTGTGTCTGGTGGGCGATATGTGGTGTCTGGATCATTTGAAATTCATTTTTGTTTTTctaaaatctaataaaaaactaACAATCCCAAAAAACGGTTTCATTAATAATGGCACAAAGTGTTTGGTTTCCAAATTAACAGAAATTGGAtggttttttttatatttaaaaaataaagtgaCTTTATTTGTGTTTCTGACTTCTGTGAACACAAGTTTTTTATCGATTTGTTGACATTTCAGTCGAAGAATCCCCCTCGGTTAATTAAGATAAATAACATATATATATGATGATTGTTAGACTCTCATGTGTCTGGtgaaataatatatatacacccataatatttgtatttcttaGTACTTATATACGAATATTTGTTGACATTTCAGTAGAAGAATCCCCCATGGTTAATTAAgatgaataatatatatatttaatagtAATGATAATAGTTTTTTCAAGTTTCGtgtttcaaggctttattgccATTTGCTCATTACAGTGTAAATTAAAAACTTCTTCTTAgtactttttaaaaatatgttttttttacaattcaATAGAAGAAACCCCCTCggttaattaatatatatatatatatgtatttaataatgataatagttagACTCTCGTGTGTCTGGTGTGTTTTACTGTGGTGAAATAATTTGAAAGAAAGTGAGTGTATTTGTATTTCTTAgtactttttaaaaatatttgttgaCAGTTCAATAGAAGAAACCCCTCGGTTAATTAAgatgaataatatatatatctaataatgataatagttagACTCTCATGTGTCTGGCGTCCCGCCCCCTGTGCGATATACCGTGGTGTCTGGAGACATTTTAACTTCATTCTTTTTTCTAAAATCTAACTTCAAAAATAACAACAAGAATCTCtcatttttaaaaatgtatttaacacATTTTATAATAAAAGATGACATCAAGTGTTTGGTTTCTGTTTCCACAtcaagagaaatgtgatgtttttatacattaataaagtGACAATGTGTATTTcttagtacttttttaaaatatgtgttgacatttccaaagaagaaacatataatatataataatgataGTCGGACCCTCGTGTGTCTGGCGTCCCGTCCCCTGTGTGTTTTACTGTGGTGTCTGCACTTCTGCACAGATTAACCTCTCTTTtgtttcgggggggggggggcacaaagCGGAAGCCCCTCCCCTGATGCTGAGCCGGGGGTTTCAGCATGGCCTCCTGCCAGGGGAGGCTTTAAAAGGGTGGGGGCTCCGATGAACATCTCACATTCACAGCAGGACGTCCCAGCAGCACCAAACCAACGGTGAGTCCCAGCTGACGGACCCCGCATGCCCCAAAACAGGGGCCGATGCACGGGGACCAGAGGCGGTGAAGCGGGGCGGAGGACAGGGAGGGAAAGTGGAgcgacagagacagacagatagaaaaATAGGCTTCTGGCTGAAACTCTCTTTACTTTTCTAAAAACACACACTCGTGTTGCTTCATAggacatttaaaatgttttataacAGGCGCTCAGATTAACACTAAAGTTGTTTAGACAGATTTGGGATTTCTACACAGTGTAGAAAAAGGGACAGAAAGATAGAAGTAGAGGCAGAAAGGACTCCAGATGAGGACTCTCCAATTCTGTCTAATGTACATTCGGACGATTCAAAGCTGACTTTGTGCTTTTCTAAAAGAAACCCTCTCTTGTTGTTTCATAggacatttaaaatgttttataacTGGCTTATCTTTGCTCAGATTAACACTAAAGTTGTGTGGACAGATTTTGGTGTCATGTCATGGTGTAGCTCTATAGGCGCTGGAGAGAAAGGGAGTTCATGTGCCGGAAAGAAAGATAGCAAAGGTGGCAGAAAGAAGTATTTAGGCCTCTGAGAGTTAAAGCTGACTTTGTGGCGCTTTCATAAATAGAAGACACGTGTTGCTGAATGTAACCCGCCGTACAGCCGGCTTCTGAGCACAGATGAACCCTGTGGCCGCGGAGACAGAGTTCAGATGTCATGCCGTGTAGTCCGGGTTTAGTGTGCCCTGAAGCTGCTGAATGTTTCGGGGTCTAATCCCGTTTTCCAGCACGGTTCAACTCCTAATCTGCGGATGTCTTTGTCAGCTGAATGATGTGTGACTTTAGATACTGAGCGCTTGTTGAGCTCGCGCAGTCCGAGCTGTCCTCGCGTCCTTTCTATCTATCTCAAGGTCTTTGTGTCTTCCTTTCAGACAAGATGACTCATCACTGCACCAAGTTCTCCGGCCACTGGAAGGTGAGTCTGCCGACGGAAGCCCGCATTCCTCTCCTCTTTACTTTCAAATGAAAAACTTAAACAGAGATGCTGTCAGAGTCAGAAGAACCGTATGTTAACGTAACCCATGTTAGCTAGGAAGCATGCTCACAACACAACATGCTGCTTACTAGGACACTTCGTCATCATACTCAGGGCCTCACAATGTGGAAATCGTGTTTTCGGTGGTTCTCATAGCTGCTTTCTCGCCTGCAGATCATTGTGTTCGACGAGGAATCCTTCCAGGGCCGCCGCCACGAGTTCACCTCCGAGTGCGGCAACGTGATGGAGTTCGGGTTCGAGACCGTGCGCTCCATGAGGGTGGAGAGCGGAGCGTGAGTACAGAGTTAGCTCAGAGTGAAACCGCCTCTGGTGTGTTGTGTTTGGCATTTGGATGTGCACGCGGAGAGCTGCCACGGTTAGTCGACCAATCGATAAGTGGATGGACAGTTAGATACTCGACAAATATGTCTTAAAAAATCCTAATTTGAGTGAATTTTTAAAGCAAAATTGTCAGAAGATGCTCTGAAAAACTGAGATTCGCAGCTTTTCCCTGTTTTATATCAtattataaaaacatatttagacTTCAGGACATAGGACACTGTATTCATCATGATGTTCCTCCGCAGCTGGGTGGGCTACGAGCACGCCTCCTACCAGGGGCAGCAGTTCGTCCTGGAGAGAGGAGAGTACCCTCAGTGCGACGCCTTCGGAGGCAGCAACGCCTACCACATCGAGAGGATGACCTCCTTCAGACCCATCGCCTGCGCTGTGAGTATGCACTTCAGAGGAGACAGCTCCACAATCTGATGTATTGCTACTGTTTCCACTCAGAGATTCCGCTCCACGTGACATCTTAACGTATGATAGAGGCAGAAGTGGAAGAAGTAAAAGAACACATGATGAAATGCTATCTTTAAATGcgacaacacaaataaaaagtGTGTGAAAAGGCTCAGTTTCGGCTCTCAAGCATGCTCACGCTGTGCCCGCTTTCATATCAGCCCAGACTGAGTGTCTTTGAGTTGAGCGCAGCAGAAAGACAGAAGGACATCTGAACAGGAAGACGTCTCACTGCACTGAAGTAGAAGGAGCTTAGTGCACTTTGCAGCAATGTGCgcagtgtgtgtggtgtgtgtgtgtgtgtgtgtgtgtgtgtgtgtgtgtgtgtgtgtgtgtgtgtgtgtgtgtgtgtgtgtgtgtgtgtgtgtgtgtgtgtgcgagtgtgtgtttgACCGGAAACTGACAGAGATGCATtgtgcccccccccctgcagaACCACAGAGAGTGTCGTATGACTATCTTTGAGCGTGAGAACTTCCTGGGGCGTAAGGGCGAGCTGAGCGACGACtacccctccctgcaggccatGGGCTGGGGCAACAACGAGGTGGGGTCCCTGAAGACCCAGTCCGGAGCGTGAGTCCCTCTCTTTCACACATACACAGTTACTAcgcacatatatacatatatacagttACTACACACAGTTactacacacatatacacagttactacacacatatacacagttactacacacatatacacagttactacacacatatacacagttACTACGCACATATACACAGTTACTACGCACATATACACAGTTACTACGCACATATATACAGTTACTACACACAGTtactacacacatatatacacatacacagtTACTAcgcacatatacacatatatacagttACTACACACAGTTactacacacatatacacagttactacacacatatacacagttactacacacatatatacatatacacagttACTAcgcacatatatacatatacgcAGTTACTACGCACATATACACAGTtactacacacatatatacagttactacacacatatatacagttACTACGCACATATATACAGTTACTACGCACATATATACAGTTACTACGCACATATATACAGTtactacacacatatatacagttactacacacatatatacagttACTACGCACATATATACAGTTACTACGCACATATATACAGTTACTACGCACATATACACAGTTACTACGCACATATATACAGTtactacacacatatatacagttACTACGCACATATACACAGTTACTACGCACATATATACAGTtactacacacatatatacagttACTACGCACATATACACAGTTACTACGCACATATATACAGTtactacacacatatatacagttACTACGCACATATACACAGTTACTACGCACATATATACAGTtactacacacatatatacagttactacacacatatatacagttACTACGCACATATACACAGTTACTACGCACATATATACAGTtactacacacatatatacagttACTACGCACATATACACAGTTACTACGCACATATATACAGTTACTACACACATATACAGTTACTACGCACATATATACAGTTACTACACACATATACAGTTACTACGCACATATATACAGTTACTACACACATATACAGTTACTACGCACATATATACAGTTACTACGCACATATATACAGTTACTACGAACATATATACAGTTACTACGAACATATACACAGTTactacacacatatacacagttactacacacatatatacagttACTACGCACATATACACAGTTACTACGCACATATATACAGTTACTACGCACATATACACAGTtactacacacatatatacagttactacacacatatatacagttACTACGCACATATACACAGTtactacacacatatatacagttACTACGCACATATATACAGTTACTACGCACATATACACAGTTACTACGCACATATATACAGTTACTACGCACATATATACAGTTACTACACACATATACAGTTACTACGCACATATACACAGTtactacacacatatatacagttactacacacatatatacagttactacacacatatatacagttACTACGCACATATATACAGTtactacacacatatatacagttACTACGCACATATATACAGTTACTACGCACATATACACAGTTACTACGCACATATATACAGTTACTACGCACATATATACAGTTACTACGCACATATACACAGTTACTACGCACATATATACATGTTTATCCAAGTTTCTGTTTATATTCAACATTTCACTATTTCTTGTCCACATATTTATACTTTCTATCTCCATTTGTCTATTTACATTCCACAATTTCTTATTTCCCAACAGAATTAGTCAATGTCCTCTCATCATTTATATATTTCCTATCCATATTTGACATAAAAACACACTCTACAGATGTTCTCTCCATCCCCTCCGTGTTCTTGGCGCTCTCTTTTGTTCATGTCCACATCTTAGTATCAACAAACCACATATCATTTTGTCCTCCAGTTCAAAAATACCCCTGGTTTCACAACACCCCTCTCTTGCACCATGtaacccccctccccctctctctctcacagctTCGTGTGCTACCAGTACCCCGGTTACCGTGGATACCAGTACATCATGGAGTGTGACCGTCACTGTGGAGAGTTCAAGCACTTCAGAGAGTTCGGATCCCACTGCCAGACCCCCCAGATCCAGTCCATCCGCCGCATCCAGCAGTAACCTCACCACCATGTGAcccctgacctctgaccctgctgatcaataaaatgtatttcttaAAAGCACAAACACCGCCAGCTCTGAGTCTGCTTTCTTTCCCACACGTTCACCTCATACTACTGTATACATTCCACTCACTGTATTCAGAAGAGGGAGGAGTACTCGGATCGTGAGTAAAAGttgaaaagtagaagtacacagatcttgttcttgagtaaaagttgaaaagtagaagtatacagatcttgtacttgagtaaaagttgaaaagtagaagtatacagatcttctacttgagtaaaagttgaaaagtagaagtacacagatcttgtacttgagtaaaagtactcagatcttgtacttgagtaaaagtagaagtattcagatcttgtacttgagtaaaagttgaaaagtagaagtatacagatcttgttcttgagtaaaagtagaagtactcagatcttgtacttgagtaaaagtagaagtactcaggtcttgtacttgagtaaaagtagtagtactcagatcttgttcttgagtaaaagtagaagtactcagatcttgtacttgagtcaaagtagaagtactcagattttgtacttgagtaaaagtagaagtactcagatattgtacttgagtaaaagtagaagtactcagattttgtacttgagtaaaagtagaagtactcagatcttgtacttgagtaaaagtagaagtactcagatcttgttcttgagtaaaagtagaagtaccagagtgtaggaatacttccagtaaaagtcctgcattcaaaatgttcctcaagtgaaagtagaaagtattctcatctaaatatagtgaaagacagtgaaagtagtcgttgtgcagattggtccatttcagaataatatatatgatatgtttataatgattgatcatgaaagtgttctcaaagctggtgaaggtgcagctagtctgaagtactttgtagactgcagggtagctggtggaggtgcagctagtctgaagtactttgtagactgcagggtagctggtgaaggtgcagctagtctgaagtactttgtagactgcagggtagctggaggaggtgcagctagtctgaagtactttgtagactgcagggtagctggtggaggtgcagctagtctgaagtactttgtagactgcagggtagctggtggaggtgcagctagtctgaagtactttgtagactgcagggtagctggtggaggtgcagctagtctgaagtactttgtagactgcagggtagctggtgaaggtgcagctagtctgaagtactttgtagactgcagggtagctggtggaggtgcagctagtctgaagtactttgtagactgcagggtagctggtgaaggtgcagctagtctgaagtactttgtagactgcagggtagctggtgaaggtgcagctagtctgaagtactttgtagactgcagggtagctggtggaggtgcagctagtctgaagtactttgtagactgcagggtagctggtggaggtgcagctagtctgaagtactttgtagactgcagggtagctggtgaaggtgcagctagtctgaagtactttgtagactgcagggtagctggtgaaggtgcagctagtctgaagtactttgtagactgcagggtagctggtggaggagcagctagtctgaagtactttgtagactgcagggtagctggtggaggtgcagctagtctgaagtactttgtagactgcagggtagctggtggaggtgcagctagtctgaagtactttgtagactgcagggtagctggtgaaggtgcagctagtctg encodes the following:
- the cryba4 gene encoding beta-crystallin A4 → MTHHCTKFSGHWKIIVFDEESFQGRRHEFTSECGNVMEFGFETVRSMRVESGAWVGYEHASYQGQQFVLERGEYPQCDAFGGSNAYHIERMTSFRPIACANHRECRMTIFERENFLGRKGELSDDYPSLQAMGWGNNEVGSLKTQSGAFVCYQYPGYRGYQYIMECDRHCGEFKHFREFGSHCQTPQIQSIRRIQQ